The DNA region GTTTCAACTGAGCTGGGCATTGCATCAGCTGTGGGGTTCAACATTGTATATGTCCTGCTCCGACAAGTCTTCGCAACTGTCCGGTCCCTGCCAGATCCCCAAAGCTCGACCAGCTCTGAACTTCCGCTTCCCCTTTCGGTTCCTCATGGCGATATCCCCTCGCATGTCAACCTGCCTCCGGATGTCCACGTTTTCGCCTTCACTgacagcctcttcttcccaaaTGCGTACCACGCCAAACATGCCATCATCGACACTGTGAAGACATTGCATGTCCCAATCTTCAATGGCAGTTGTGGCCTGGAGCAGGAACGACAGTGGTCAGTGACCGGGGAGAAGAGAATTGCCAAGCTGAGGAGACAAGCGGGCATTACTGGTGACACACATTTGCCTCCGATCGGCTTGCTAGTCCTCGATTTTGGGCGAACCAACCATGTTGATGTCACTGCCTGTACGCACATGAAGGCCATGGTTAAAGAGGTTAGAATGTACGGCGGTGCTTCTGTGGAGGTGAGATTTGCCAACATGTCAGAATATGTCCGCCAACGCTTCGAAAGAGCTGGGTGGACGTTGGTGGACGGCTGGCCGGCCGGATCTGATGGAGGATCGCAAGATGGGAACAAGGTTACTCGAGTGTTTGACAGTCTTGTTGACGCAGTTGTGGCCCCTAGGCAGCTGAGCACCAGACTTGGCACGTCGGGGAGTGAGAAGAGTAGTGGCAAGAGCGTcaaagaaggaagagagaaagTGAGCATGAGAGAACAAGTATGAACTGCACATAGGCGAGAgatttggttgttgttttctgACTGGTCAAACACTGGAATATGAGATGTTCAGTGTGATTAACCTGGTCTAGAGAACCAGTTACAGAAGCTTTCAGAAGTTGCGGTTACCACTGGGCGTTGCTGttagtaattaaattagGAACAACTCTTGATCACAAAGCTACATAGTATTCGGTATGAAAGGCTTCCGTCCAGGCTAAACCATGCTGTTTGCAATATTGTGATGCTGATAAGCTGACCCGTAGATATACTCCATTTCCAGGGCAATGGTTAGTTAGCAGTCGGCAACCGCTAAGTCAATTTGTTCAGTTACAGATGCCACTACGTCGGTACGCCTGGGGTGAAAGTTGACTTTCACCAAAGTGCCTAGCCGAAATTGTGGGCTCTTTTGCGCGGCCAGAGAGGGCACTTTGTAGTGACCGACCCTGGTTATGTGGTTTTATGGGCAAGCTCGTTTCCGGTTTGCTGTGGTTTGGAATTGCAAGGCGTGTACTAATACAGCGCCATTTTGAAGCATGTTCGTGACCCTCGACCAAATGGTAGCCGTGTGAACCTGCCCCAGCAGCTACACGAGAGCTTGAGAAAGAGGAGCATGTCTCTCCCCTACCAGACGTTTCTCTCTCCGCCGGTAGTAAGTTTGCTTGTAGAAAGACCTTTATTGATAATTGATCTTTCAACTCGGAGGGGGGCTTTCCGTGGATGCCATGCTCTCCGGGGTCGGGGGTGCTTCCACCGGTCTGAGGGGAAGTCCTGGCCCAGCAAATGGATTCGGGCTGACTGGCAGCCCATCACGGCCAATAAGCATAGAGGGGAAGCGAAGCTCGACCTAAATGTGGCGCTTGTGGTCAGACCAGTACACTGCAAGACCTAAGACGGCAGCGTACTTACGTCGTTGACAATTTGAGCATATTTTAGCCCAATATTTTCTGTGATCACCTTTAATCTCCCCTTGGCCCACAACCGCTGTTTCTCGGTTGTGATGTCGTGGTTTTTGACACAGGTTAATGGCCACAGGACGAGAAAGGCAGGGAGCGCTTTAAGGGGACCTTCGTCACCACAAGCGAAGCCGGAAATACCTGAGCTTGTGTTGAAACCGTCTTTATGCTTCGTGTGCCAGCCGAAATGATAAGGCACCGAGGCTAGAATCTCTGAAATAGTCTCCTCGCATATACTTTTAGAGGTACGGTATCCCGGGGTCGTGCGATAGTCAATGGGAGAACAACAGTACGCCGTCAAGCGGATACTGAGCGCTGCCAACAGCAACCGAGAGACCCTTGAAATGTTCCAGGCACTAGCCGTGACAAAGTCGGGGTATATGTCAACGCGGCCTGGGAACACATCCACTTTGGCGTAGTCTCCACCCTTGGACAGGCCGATGTTGTCCTCATAGACCCAGCACAAGGTCTGAAAGCAGAACTGTCTTGGAACTGAGGCTTGCCAGCTAATGATTTCGCGATCTAGGGCCTCTACTTTCTGGATGAGCCGGTAAATTTGCTCCAGGGACTGAGGGGACCTGGGTTGCCCTACTAGCAAGTGGTTCGATTCTGTTCGGAGGTCTGTATATTTGAGTGCGAGATGCTGAGATGTGGCAAGCAGCGTGTTGTTTTCAACACCACTTGACATCCACCAGTTTGTACCAAAGGGAATCGGCATGCCCGAGGATAGTGTCCGTGAGACCTAGTCCTCTGTTAGTACCACGCTTTGGTGACTTGTCGATTCAATTGGGCTTTACCAGCTGGTGCCGAACTGCTGAGAACAGCAGGGCCCCTGTTTTTGTTCGGCAGATGTCATCGCGGCCTCGCGACTTAATGATGTTGACGGCGCCATCGATATGCGAGCGCCACGCTAGCATGCGACTTTCTCTGTTGGCAGTGATACTCTGCTCATGTTAGCATAGACCTATGTCTTCCCGATAGTCTTGAGCCGTCCGGAGTCTGCTAATGGCGTACCTCATATAAAGAC from Podospora pseudopauciseta strain CBS 411.78 chromosome 6, whole genome shotgun sequence includes:
- a CDS encoding hypothetical protein (COG:S; EggNog:ENOG503NVP3), which encodes MVYGGKPSRGCRTCRQRRIKCDEEKPTCKRCEKSRRECGGYRPEFEIVHRDQTKSTVHRLRNAQSTSPPPPLADAAEYSARALVFVQEEPQSWGSDSASPSPVLTVPLAQRASCYFASNFILVPLTESTPHGFMEYLIPLIESEPAESCLRYAFNACAFALLSHHNRSDSFDLAQLSLKEHTLALGGTYKALGHPTKATAHATLATVLLLSLYESITANRESRMLAWRSHIDGAVNIIKSRGRDDICRTKTGALLFSAVRHQLVSRTLSSGMPIPFGTNWWMSSGVENNTLLATSQHLALKYTDLRTESNHLLVGQPRSPQSLEQIYRLIQKVEALDREIISWQASVPRQFCFQTLCWVYEDNIGLSKGGDYAKVDVFPGRVDIYPDFVTASAWNISRVSRLLLAALSIRLTAYCCSPIDYRTTPGYRTSKSICEETISEILASVPYHFGWHTKHKDGFNTSSGISGFACGDEGPLKALPAFLVLWPLTCVKNHDITTEKQRLWAKGRLKVITENIGLKYAQIVNDVELRFPSMLIGRDGLPVSPNPFAGPGLPLRPVEAPPTPESMASTESPPPS